In one Tripterygium wilfordii isolate XIE 37 chromosome 22, ASM1340144v1, whole genome shotgun sequence genomic region, the following are encoded:
- the LOC119991009 gene encoding agamous-like MADS-box protein MADS4 — translation MHNQSRNTKQTRERELKEIDTVETTKPSIFLQNRDEVGQVMDDAGGNLGSLLHELSSQQEYLKLKARYEALQRTQRNLLGEDLGPLNSKELESLERQLDMSLKQIRSIRTQHMLDQFTDLQHKEHLLGEANKNLKQRLVEGYHVHSLQLNPSAEDVAYGRQQAQPQGDGFFHPLDCEPTLQIGYPTDPITTAGPSVNNYICWFLTNFPLSTFCVLMETVVKWWFRVLEYVLEE, via the exons ATGCATAACCAATCAAGAAACACCAAACAAACTAGGGAAAGGGAATTAAAGGAGATTGATACGGTGGAAACAA CAAAACCATCGATTTTCTTGCAAAACAGGGATGAAGTAGGTCAGGTGATGGATGATGCGGGAGGAAATTTGGGATCTTTATTACAT GAGCTAAGCAGCCAGCAGGAATATTTGAAGCTGAAAGCACGCTATGAAGCACTACAGAGAACCCAAAG GAATCTTCTGGGAGAGGATCTCGGTCCTCTAAACAGCAAGGAGCTTGAGTCACTTGAAAGGCAGCTGGATATGTCACTGAAGCAAATCAGATCAATCCGG ACTCAACACATGCTGGATCAATTCACTGATCTACAACATAAG GAACACCTGCTTGGTGAAGCAAATAAGAACTTGAAACAAAGG TTGGTAGAAGGATACCATGTACATTCACTCCAACTGAATCCAAGTGCAGAAGATGTGGCCTATGGAAGACAACAAGCTCAACCTCAGGGAGATGGCTTCTTTCACCCCCTGGACTGTGAACCCACCCTTCAAATTGG ATATCCAACAGATCCAATAACAACTGCTGGACCAAGTGTGAATAATTACATATGCTGGTTTTTAACAAACTTTCCACTTTCCACCTTCTGTGTTCT AATGGAAACTGTTGTGAAGTGGTGGTTTAGAGTGTTGGAATATGTACTGGAAGAGTGA